The following coding sequences are from one Triticum aestivum cultivar Chinese Spring chromosome 5A, IWGSC CS RefSeq v2.1, whole genome shotgun sequence window:
- the LOC780665 gene encoding splicing factor U2af large subunit A: protein MAEHDAPPESGAARSPPAKKRGGDARSPQQDAQPLSSRDRVRERDEDKDRERHRRHGEDRERYRDRESVRERGEGSRDRERHRREHREESRDRERHHREHREGSRDRERHHREHREGSRDRERHHREHREGSRDRERHHRDHREGSRDRERHHRDHRERSERREHRDRSDDRDYRRSCDRDAERRDRDRDGHRRHRSRSRSRSESQSKRMSGFDQAPSEAIPILAPTATPVQLPELPAANPGMFPNMLPNLVNVPALGQPLAMTQQATRHARRVYVGGLPPIANEQTVAVFFNQVMAAIGGNTFALGHAVVNVYINHDKKFAFVEMRSVEEASNAMALDGIMFEGAPVKVRRPTDYNPSQAAALGPSQPNPNLNLAAVGLTPGAGGGLEGPDRIFVGGLPYYFTEAQVRELLETFGPLRGFDIVKDKETGNSKGYAFCLYKDVTVTDIACAALNGIQLGDRTLTVRRANQGAEPRPEQENILLQAQQEAQMKRLVYEVGGALATKVVCLTQVVSADDLRDDEEYNDILEDMTLEGHKYGNLVQAVIPRPHPSGDPVAGVGKVFLEYADVESSAKARIGMHGRKFDGKETVAVFYPENKFAEGDYDS from the exons ATGGCCGAGCACGACGCGCCCCCCGAGTCCGGCGCCGCGAGGTCCCCGCCGGCCAAAAAGCGCGGCGGCGACGCCCGCTCCCCCCAG CAGGATGCGCAGCCTTTGAGTTCCAGAGACCGGGTCAGGGAGCGCGATGAGGACAAGGACAGGGAGCGCCACAGGCGCCACGGGGAAGACCGAGAGAGGTACCGGGACAGGGAGAGTGTCCGTGAACGCGGTGAAGGGAGCAGGGATCGTGAGCGCCACCGTCGCGAGCACCGTGAAGAGAGCAGGGATCGTGAGCGCCACCATCGCGAGCACCGTGAAGGGAGCAGGGATCGCGAGCGCCACCATCGCGAGCACCGTGAAGGGAGCAGGGATCGTGAACGCCACCATCGCGAGCACCGTGAAGGGAGCAGGGATCGTGAGCGCCACCATCGCGACCACCGTGAAGGGAGCAGGGATCGTGAGCGCCACCATCGCGACCACCGTGAAAGGAGTGAGAGAAGGGAGCACCGTGACCGTTCCGATGACCGTGACTACCGCCGGAGCTGTGATCGTGACGCCGAAAG AAGGGACCGTGATAGAGATGGCCACAGAAGGCatcgctcccgctcccgctcccgtTCGGAGAGTCAGAG CAAACGCATGAGTGGATTTGACCAGGCACCATCAGAAGCCATTCCTATACTCGCTCCCACTGCAACCCCAG TTCAGCTACCTGAACTTCCTGCTGCTAATCCTGGGATGTTTCCGAACATGCTCCCAAACTTGGTCAATGTACCTGCCCTAGGACAG CCACTAGCCATGACACAACAG GCTACTCGGCATGCTCGTCGTGTTTATGTCGGTGGACTTCCTCCAATCGCCAATGAACAG ACGGTTGCTGTATTCTTCAATCAAGTTATGGCTGCTATCGGAGGAAACACATTTGCTCTAGGTCATGCAGTTGTTAATGTATACATAAACCACGACAAGAAATTTGCTTTTGTTGAGATGAGGTCTGTGGAGGAAGCAAGCAATGCAATGGCCTTGGATGGTATAATGTTTGAGGGAGCACCAGTGAAAGTTAGGAGGCCGACAGACTACAATCCTTCCCAGGCAGCTGCATTGGGTCCGAGCCAGCCGAACCCCAACCTCAATCTCGCTGCTGTTGGCTTGACACCTGGAGCAGGTGGAGGTTTAGAAGGCCCTGACCGCATTTTTGTGGGTGGTCTACCCTACTACTTCACAGAGGCTCAAGTGCGGGAGTTGCTTGAAACTTTTGGACCTCTTCGTGGATTTGACATTGTGAAGGATAAGGAAACTGGCAACTCGAAGGGATATGCCTTCTGTTTGTACAAGGATGTGACTGTCACCGACATTGCCTGTGCTGCTCTGAACGGTATCCAGTTGGGTGACAGGACTCTCACAGTCAGGCGAGCAAACCAAGGAGCAGAACCTAGGCCAGAGCAAGAAAACATCCTCCTGCAGGCACAGCAAGAGGCGCAAATGAAG AGACTCGTGTATGAAGTCGGCGGAGCCCTAGCGACAAAGGTGGTATGCCTGACCCAGGTGGTTTCAGCAGATGACCTTAGAGATGATGAGGAATACAATGACATACTGGAAGACATGACGCTAGAAGGACACAAATATG GTAACCTGGTGCAAGCTGTGATCCCACGACCCCATCCCAGCGGTGATCCTGTCGCTGGAGTTGGCAAG GTGTTTTTGGAGTATGCCGATGTGGAGAGCTCGGCCAAGGCAAGGATCGGGATGCATGGGAGGAAGTTCGACGGGAAGGAGACGGTCGCCGTGTTCTACCCCGAGAACAAGTTCGCTGAAGGCGACTACGACTCTTAG
- the LOC780665 gene encoding splicing factor U2af large subunit A isoform X2, producing MAEHDAPPESGAARSPPAKKRGGDARSPQDAQPLSSRDRVRERDEDKDRERHRRHGEDRERYRDRESVRERGEGSRDRERHRREHREESRDRERHHREHREGSRDRERHHREHREGSRDRERHHREHREGSRDRERHHRDHREGSRDRERHHRDHRERSERREHRDRSDDRDYRRSCDRDAERRDRDRDGHRRHRSRSRSRSESQSKRMSGFDQAPSEAIPILAPTATPVQLPELPAANPGMFPNMLPNLVNVPALGQPLAMTQQATRHARRVYVGGLPPIANEQTVAVFFNQVMAAIGGNTFALGHAVVNVYINHDKKFAFVEMRSVEEASNAMALDGIMFEGAPVKVRRPTDYNPSQAAALGPSQPNPNLNLAAVGLTPGAGGGLEGPDRIFVGGLPYYFTEAQVRELLETFGPLRGFDIVKDKETGNSKGYAFCLYKDVTVTDIACAALNGIQLGDRTLTVRRANQGAEPRPEQENILLQAQQEAQMKRLVYEVGGALATKVVCLTQVVSADDLRDDEEYNDILEDMTLEGHKYGNLVQAVIPRPHPSGDPVAGVGKVFLEYADVESSAKARIGMHGRKFDGKETVAVFYPENKFAEGDYDS from the exons ATGGCCGAGCACGACGCGCCCCCCGAGTCCGGCGCCGCGAGGTCCCCGCCGGCCAAAAAGCGCGGCGGCGACGCCCGCTCCCCCCAG GATGCGCAGCCTTTGAGTTCCAGAGACCGGGTCAGGGAGCGCGATGAGGACAAGGACAGGGAGCGCCACAGGCGCCACGGGGAAGACCGAGAGAGGTACCGGGACAGGGAGAGTGTCCGTGAACGCGGTGAAGGGAGCAGGGATCGTGAGCGCCACCGTCGCGAGCACCGTGAAGAGAGCAGGGATCGTGAGCGCCACCATCGCGAGCACCGTGAAGGGAGCAGGGATCGCGAGCGCCACCATCGCGAGCACCGTGAAGGGAGCAGGGATCGTGAACGCCACCATCGCGAGCACCGTGAAGGGAGCAGGGATCGTGAGCGCCACCATCGCGACCACCGTGAAGGGAGCAGGGATCGTGAGCGCCACCATCGCGACCACCGTGAAAGGAGTGAGAGAAGGGAGCACCGTGACCGTTCCGATGACCGTGACTACCGCCGGAGCTGTGATCGTGACGCCGAAAG AAGGGACCGTGATAGAGATGGCCACAGAAGGCatcgctcccgctcccgctcccgtTCGGAGAGTCAGAG CAAACGCATGAGTGGATTTGACCAGGCACCATCAGAAGCCATTCCTATACTCGCTCCCACTGCAACCCCAG TTCAGCTACCTGAACTTCCTGCTGCTAATCCTGGGATGTTTCCGAACATGCTCCCAAACTTGGTCAATGTACCTGCCCTAGGACAG CCACTAGCCATGACACAACAG GCTACTCGGCATGCTCGTCGTGTTTATGTCGGTGGACTTCCTCCAATCGCCAATGAACAG ACGGTTGCTGTATTCTTCAATCAAGTTATGGCTGCTATCGGAGGAAACACATTTGCTCTAGGTCATGCAGTTGTTAATGTATACATAAACCACGACAAGAAATTTGCTTTTGTTGAGATGAGGTCTGTGGAGGAAGCAAGCAATGCAATGGCCTTGGATGGTATAATGTTTGAGGGAGCACCAGTGAAAGTTAGGAGGCCGACAGACTACAATCCTTCCCAGGCAGCTGCATTGGGTCCGAGCCAGCCGAACCCCAACCTCAATCTCGCTGCTGTTGGCTTGACACCTGGAGCAGGTGGAGGTTTAGAAGGCCCTGACCGCATTTTTGTGGGTGGTCTACCCTACTACTTCACAGAGGCTCAAGTGCGGGAGTTGCTTGAAACTTTTGGACCTCTTCGTGGATTTGACATTGTGAAGGATAAGGAAACTGGCAACTCGAAGGGATATGCCTTCTGTTTGTACAAGGATGTGACTGTCACCGACATTGCCTGTGCTGCTCTGAACGGTATCCAGTTGGGTGACAGGACTCTCACAGTCAGGCGAGCAAACCAAGGAGCAGAACCTAGGCCAGAGCAAGAAAACATCCTCCTGCAGGCACAGCAAGAGGCGCAAATGAAG AGACTCGTGTATGAAGTCGGCGGAGCCCTAGCGACAAAGGTGGTATGCCTGACCCAGGTGGTTTCAGCAGATGACCTTAGAGATGATGAGGAATACAATGACATACTGGAAGACATGACGCTAGAAGGACACAAATATG GTAACCTGGTGCAAGCTGTGATCCCACGACCCCATCCCAGCGGTGATCCTGTCGCTGGAGTTGGCAAG GTGTTTTTGGAGTATGCCGATGTGGAGAGCTCGGCCAAGGCAAGGATCGGGATGCATGGGAGGAAGTTCGACGGGAAGGAGACGGTCGCCGTGTTCTACCCCGAGAACAAGTTCGCTGAAGGCGACTACGACTCTTAG